One Edaphobacter flagellatus genomic region harbors:
- a CDS encoding efflux RND transporter periplasmic adaptor subunit → MGSILLSGCKHKPEPDETKTSEAETIEKKNEVEMLLPAQGHIGLKVAAANITALNEYFRAVGTVQPIDSRVAEVSPLSRGRIVEVKAKVGDRVRAGQTLALFDNLEAIDLSAQEQSARAEIAKLNAQLVPATRQTERSRHLADIGASPEKEAESSKAEEQGIRASIESQQAVLRGIQQRLHRYGATSSAEGSITALKAPFSGVVTKAPVSSGEVIEPGRETFTVADLSRVWVQAEVYEKDLGRIRLGQDASIRVDTYPNETFGGRVAYISDVLDPQTRTARVRCEVDNRDMRLKTDMFANIELPTRFSKQTLAVPSSALQEVEGKNVVFVQLAPTRFEVRPVEKGVTVNDLTEVVSGLKPGEQVVSQGAFHLKSILAGGELGDQD, encoded by the coding sequence TTGGGCTCGATTCTTCTGTCTGGCTGCAAGCACAAGCCGGAACCGGATGAAACAAAGACGAGTGAAGCCGAAACGATCGAAAAGAAAAATGAAGTCGAGATGTTGTTGCCTGCGCAAGGGCATATCGGGCTCAAGGTTGCGGCGGCCAACATCACGGCCTTAAACGAATACTTCCGCGCAGTCGGGACGGTGCAACCGATCGACAGCCGGGTCGCGGAGGTCTCCCCGCTCTCACGTGGCCGCATCGTGGAAGTGAAAGCGAAGGTCGGTGATCGCGTTCGCGCCGGTCAGACCCTCGCGCTGTTCGACAACCTGGAAGCGATTGATCTGTCCGCGCAGGAACAATCGGCACGAGCCGAGATTGCAAAGCTCAATGCTCAACTTGTTCCGGCCACGCGGCAGACGGAGCGCTCACGCCACTTGGCCGATATCGGCGCGAGCCCGGAGAAAGAAGCGGAGTCCAGCAAGGCGGAAGAACAAGGCATCCGAGCAAGCATCGAATCCCAGCAAGCGGTTCTTCGCGGAATACAACAACGCCTGCATCGTTACGGCGCGACTTCCAGCGCCGAAGGTTCCATTACCGCTCTCAAAGCGCCGTTCAGCGGCGTGGTCACCAAGGCCCCTGTCTCGTCTGGCGAAGTCATTGAACCGGGACGGGAGACGTTTACGGTCGCGGACCTTTCGCGTGTATGGGTTCAAGCTGAGGTGTATGAGAAAGACCTGGGCCGGATTCGCTTGGGACAAGACGCCTCGATACGAGTCGATACGTATCCGAACGAAACCTTCGGAGGTCGAGTCGCGTATATCAGCGACGTTCTCGATCCTCAAACAAGAACGGCACGGGTGCGGTGCGAGGTTGATAACCGCGACATGCGCCTGAAGACCGATATGTTCGCGAACATTGAACTCCCCACTCGATTCAGCAAACAAACCCTTGCCGTTCCATCCAGCGCCCTGCAGGAAGTAGAGGGAAAGAACGTTGTGTTTGTGCAGCTAGCTCCAACCCGGTTTGAGGTACGTCCGGTCGAAAAGGGCGTGACAGTCAACGACCTGACGGAGGTAGTCAGTGGACTGAAACCGGGAGAACAGGTGGTTTCCCAAGGGGCATTTCACCTTAAGTCCATCCTCGCGGGTGGCGAACTTGGAGACCAGGACTGA